In a genomic window of Tripterygium wilfordii isolate XIE 37 chromosome 8, ASM1340144v1, whole genome shotgun sequence:
- the LOC120004229 gene encoding uncharacterized protein LOC120004229 gives MECNKDEALRAKDIAEGKFMEKNYSGAKKFALKAQNLYSGLEGLSHMLTVLDVHISAEKRICGEVDWYAVLGVTPWANDETIRKQYRKLALLLHPDKNKSVGADGAFKLVSEAWSLLSDETKRAAYNLKLTPKIFQTTVPTQSGVPSAPSAPPRANGVHKFTGGATSQRKTHNNNTRAGPTSAPAPRKRTDTFWTMCNRCRTQYEYLRIYLNHTLLCPSCNKAFFATEKDPPPNVNKSANSSPHQQHQNLRNHPTNSNRFNVGRNSDAAQNVGPGEWGPFSRMAGVGGFSASPSTAAQAASVVQQAHEKLKHEEAQAAAESERCHVSKRMTDSAVSTERPSKNWREDNYGGDMRNQTGMGFGVGSATRSGFEAQSTHGFSGIGNKHYSERELSLIEQRKILVGKALNVIHGKVQQWSLETEVKAAAKEKERAKEKNNKKQKGVLNGDVHDVKQPAVTNDGYQKSLHGSSVEASEEQAPISIVVPDPDFHNFDSDRTESSFDEDQIWAAYDDNDGMPRYYVRIRKVISLKPFRMQISFLNSKSNSEFGQLEWVGSGFPKTCGVFRMGKLEISETLNSFSHKVSWEKGTRGTINIYPTKGDIWALYRNWSPDWNEHTPDEVVHKYEMVEVLNVYGEEQGVSVAPLVKVPGFKTVFQKHMDPKEVRQIPKEEMFRFSHQVPNYLLTGKEANNAPKGYWELDPAATPLELLQVITETGGAPLGETDGENEKVVIDNGTS, from the coding sequence ATGGAGTGCAATAAAGATGAGGCTTTAAGGGCGAAAGATATTGCTGAGGGAAAGTTTATGGAAAAAAACTACAGTGGTGCCAAAAAATTTGCTTTGAAGGCTCAAAACTTGTATTCTGGGCTTGAGGGTCTATCCCACATGTTGACCGTACTAGATGTGCATATATCTGCAGAGAAGAGAATATGTGGAGAAGTTGATTGGTATGCCGTACTTGGAGTGACCCCCTGGGCCAATGATGAGACAATCAGAAAGCAATACCGGAAACTAGCTCTTCTGCTTCATCCTGATAAGAATAAGTCTGTAGGTGCAGACGGGGCATTTAAGTTAGTTTCAGAGGCCTGGAGTCTGTTATCAGATGAGACTAAGAGAGCAGCATACAACCTGAAGCTTACTCCAAAAATATTTCAAACTACTGTTCCTACCCAGAGTGGGGTTCCCTCAGCTCCATCAGCACCACCCAGAGCAAATGGTGTCCATAAGTTTACCGGTGGGGCAACTTCACAAAGAAAGACTCATAACAACAACACCCGGGCAGGTCCCACCTCAGCCCCAGCTCCTCGTAAAAGAACTGATACCTTTTGGACCATGTGTAACCGGTGCAGGACTCAGTATGAATATCTTAGGATTTATTTAAATCACACTCTGTTATGCCCTAGCTGTAATAAAGCCTTTTTTGCGACGGAGAAGGATCCGCCTCCAAATGTTAACAAGTCTGCAAACTCGTCTCCCCACCAGCAGCATCAGAATTTACGCAACCATCCAACAAACAGTAACCGATTTAATGTTGGAAGAAACTCTGACGCTGCTCAAAATGTGGGACCTGGGGAGTGGGGTCCTTTCTCCCGAATGGCTGGTGTTGGTGGTTTTAGTGCTTCCCCTTCAACTGCTGCTCAAGCTGCAAGTGTAGTTCAACAGGCGCATGAGAAACTGAAACATGAGGAGGCACAGGCAGCTGCTGAATCAGAGAGGTGTCATGTCTCAAAGAGGATGACTGATTCTGCTGTTAGTACAGAGAGACCTTCAAAAAATTGGAGAGAAGATAATTATGGTGGTGACATGAGGAATCAAACTGGTATGGGATTTGGTGTCGGAAGTGCAACAAGGAGTGGTTTTGAAGCACAAAGCACTCACGGTTTTTCTGGGATTGGTAATAAGCACTACAGTGAGAGGGAGTTATCGTTAATAGAACAACGAAAGATTCTGGTGGGGAAGGCACTGAATGTTATTCATGGAAAAGTTCAACAATGGAGTTTAGAAACTGAAGTTAAGGCTGCTgcgaaagaaaaagagagagcaaaagaaaaaaacaataagAAACAGAAAGGTGTATTAAATGGTGATGTCCATGATGTCAAACAGCCTGCTGTCACCAATGATGGATACCAGAAGTCTTTACATGGCTCTTCTGTTGAAGCTTCTGAAGAACAGGCACCTATCTCAATTGTTGTACCAGATCCTGATTTTCACAATTTTGACTCGGATAGAACTGAAAGTTCATTTGATGAGGATCAGATCTGGGCTGCATATGATGACAATGATGGGATGCCTCGTTACTATGTTAGAATCCGCAAGGTGATCTCCTTGAAGCCATTTAGGATGCAGATCAGTTTTCTAAATTCGAAAAGCAACAGTGAATTTGGCCAGCTAGAGTGGGTAGGTTCCGGTTTCCCCAAAACATGTGGGGTTTTCAGGATGGGCAAACTTGAAATTAGTGAAACACTGAACTCTTTCTCGCACAAGGTTTCATGGGAAAAGGGCACACGCGGAACCATTAACATCTACCCCACAAAGGGGGATATTTGGGCTTTGTATAGAAACTGGTCTCCGGACTGGAACGAGCATACCCCTGATGAAGTGGTACATAAGTATGAAATGGTGGAAGTTCTCAATGTGTATGGTGAGGAACAAGGTGTTTCTGTGGCCCCTCTTGTTAAGGTCCCTGGTTTCAAGACAGTTTTCCAGAAGCATATGGACCCCAAGGAAGTTAGGCAGATTCCAAAAGAGGAGATGTTTCGATTCTCTCATCAGGTACCTAATTACTTGCTtacaggtaaagaagctaataatGCGCCAAAGGGTTATTGGGAGTTAGACCCAGCTGCTACCCCTTTGGAACTTCTTCAGGTTATTACAGAAACCGGTGGGGCGCCACTTGGGGAGACTGATGGAGAGAATGAGAAAGTGGTGATTGACAATGGGACTTCCTGA